A region of Arabidopsis thaliana chromosome 5, partial sequence DNA encodes the following proteins:
- the FLC gene encoding K-box region and MADS-box transcription factor family protein (FLOWERING LOCUS C (FLC); CONTAINS InterPro DOMAIN/s: Transcription factor, MADS-box (InterPro:IPR002100), Transcription factor, K-box (InterPro:IPR002487); BEST Arabidopsis thaliana protein match is: AGAMOUS-like 31 (TAIR:AT5G65050.1).), translating to MGRKKLEIKRIENKSSRQVTFSKRRNGLIEKARQLSVLCDASVALLVVSASGKLYSFSSGDNLVKILDRYGKQHADDLKALDHQSKALNYGSHYELLELVDSKLVGSNVKNVSIDALVQLEEHLETALSVTRAKKTELMLKLVENLKEKMENNHHVGAEAEMEMSPAGQISDNLPVTLPLLN from the exons atgggaagaaaaaaactagaaatcaAGCGAATTGAGAACAAAAGTAGCCGACAAGTCACCTTCTCCAAACGTCGCAACGGTCTCATCGAGAAAGCTCGTCAGCTTTCTGTTCTCTGTGACGCATCCGTCGCTCTTCTCGTCGTCTCCGCCTCCGGCAAGCTCTACAGCTTCTCCTCCGGCGATAA CCTGGTCAAGATCCTTGATCGATATGGGAAACAGCATGCTGATGATCTTAAAGCCTTG GATCATCAGTCAAAAGCTCTGAACTATGGTTCACACTATGAGCTACTTGAACTTGTGGATAG CAAGCTTGTGGGATCAAATGTCAAAAATGTGAGTATCGATGCTCTTGTTCAACTGGAGGAACACCTTGAGACTGCCCTCTCCGTGACTAGAGCCAAGAAG aCCGAACTCATGTTGAAGCTTGTTGAGAATCTTAAAGAAAAG ATGGAGAATAATCATCATGTGGGAGCAGAAGCTGAGATGGAGATGTCACCTGCTGGACAAATCTCCGACAATCTTCCGGTGACTCTCCCACTACTTAATTAG
- the FLC gene encoding K-box region and MADS-box transcription factor family protein (FLOWERING LOCUS C (FLC); CONTAINS InterPro DOMAIN/s: Transcription factor, MADS-box (InterPro:IPR002100), Transcription factor, K-box (InterPro:IPR002487); BEST Arabidopsis thaliana protein match is: K-box region and MADS-box transcription factor family protein (TAIR:AT1G77080.4); Has 1807 Blast hits to 1807 proteins in 277 species: Archae - 0; Bacteria - 0; Metazoa - 736; Fungi - 347; Plants - 385; Viruses - 0; Other Eukaryotes - 339 (source: NCBI BLink).) yields MGRKKLEIKRIENKSSRQVTFSKRRNGLIEKARQLSVLCDASVALLVVSASGKLYSFSSGDNLVKILDRYGKQHADDLKALDHQSKALNYGSHYELLELVDSKLVGSNVKNVSIDALVQLEEHLETALSVTRAKKTELMLKLVENLKEKEKMLKEENQVLASQMENNHHVGAEAEMEMSPAGQISDNLPVTLPLLN; encoded by the exons atgggaagaaaaaaactagaaatcaAGCGAATTGAGAACAAAAGTAGCCGACAAGTCACCTTCTCCAAACGTCGCAACGGTCTCATCGAGAAAGCTCGTCAGCTTTCTGTTCTCTGTGACGCATCCGTCGCTCTTCTCGTCGTCTCCGCCTCCGGCAAGCTCTACAGCTTCTCCTCCGGCGATAA CCTGGTCAAGATCCTTGATCGATATGGGAAACAGCATGCTGATGATCTTAAAGCCTTG GATCATCAGTCAAAAGCTCTGAACTATGGTTCACACTATGAGCTACTTGAACTTGTGGATAG CAAGCTTGTGGGATCAAATGTCAAAAATGTGAGTATCGATGCTCTTGTTCAACTGGAGGAACACCTTGAGACTGCCCTCTCCGTGACTAGAGCCAAGAAG aCCGAACTCATGTTGAAGCTTGTTGAGAATCTTAAAGAAAAG GAGAAAATGCTGAAAGAAGAGAACCAGGTTTTGGCTAGCCAG ATGGAGAATAATCATCATGTGGGAGCAGAAGCTGAGATGGAGATGTCACCTGCTGGACAAATCTCCGACAATCTTCCGGTGACTCTCCCACTACTTAATTAG
- the FLC gene encoding K-box region and MADS-box transcription factor family protein (FLOWERING LOCUS C (FLC); CONTAINS InterPro DOMAIN/s: Transcription factor, MADS-box (InterPro:IPR002100), Transcription factor, K-box (InterPro:IPR002487); BEST Arabidopsis thaliana protein match is: K-box region and MADS-box transcription factor family protein (TAIR:AT5G65060.1); Has 6850 Blast hits to 6845 proteins in 859 species: Archae - 0; Bacteria - 0; Metazoa - 626; Fungi - 311; Plants - 5839; Viruses - 0; Other Eukaryotes - 74 (source: NCBI BLink).), with amino-acid sequence MGRKKLEIKRIENKSSRQVTFSKRRNGLIEKARQLSVLCDASVALLVVSASGKLYSFSSGDNLVKILDRYGKQHADDLKALDHQSKALNYGSHYELLELVDSKLVGSNVKNVSIDALVQLEEHLETALSVTRAKKTELMLKLVENLKEKEKMLKEENQVLASQIFLG; translated from the exons atgggaagaaaaaaactagaaatcaAGCGAATTGAGAACAAAAGTAGCCGACAAGTCACCTTCTCCAAACGTCGCAACGGTCTCATCGAGAAAGCTCGTCAGCTTTCTGTTCTCTGTGACGCATCCGTCGCTCTTCTCGTCGTCTCCGCCTCCGGCAAGCTCTACAGCTTCTCCTCCGGCGATAA CCTGGTCAAGATCCTTGATCGATATGGGAAACAGCATGCTGATGATCTTAAAGCCTTG GATCATCAGTCAAAAGCTCTGAACTATGGTTCACACTATGAGCTACTTGAACTTGTGGATAG CAAGCTTGTGGGATCAAATGTCAAAAATGTGAGTATCGATGCTCTTGTTCAACTGGAGGAACACCTTGAGACTGCCCTCTCCGTGACTAGAGCCAAGAAG aCCGAACTCATGTTGAAGCTTGTTGAGAATCTTAAAGAAAAG GAGAAAATGCTGAAAGAAGAGAACCAGGTTTTGGCTAGCCAG ATATTCCTTGGAtag
- a CDS encoding Thioesterase superfamily protein (Thioesterase superfamily protein; FUNCTIONS IN: hydro-lyase activity, 3-hydroxyacyl-[acyl-carrier-protein] dehydratase activity; INVOLVED IN: fatty acid biosynthetic process; LOCATED IN: cell wall, chloroplast, membrane; EXPRESSED IN: 22 plant structures; EXPRESSED DURING: 13 growth stages; CONTAINS InterPro DOMAIN/s: Beta-hydroxyacyl-(acyl-carrier-protein) dehydratase, FabA/FabZ (InterPro:IPR013114), Beta-hydroxyacyl-(acyl-carrier-protein) dehydratase FabZ (InterPro:IPR010084); BEST Arabidopsis thaliana protein match is: Thioesterase superfamily protein (TAIR:AT2G22230.1); Has 1807 Blast hits to 1807 proteins in 277 species: Archae - 0; Bacteria - 0; Metazoa - 736; Fungi - 347; Plants - 385; Viruses - 0; Other Eukaryotes - 339 (source: NCBI BLink).), which yields MAASSSVFTVSPSRNLAAIPLHQSLSPPLLRSSSVAFRPKRRSSSLVLCSTDESKSTAEKEIPIELRYEAFPTVMDINKIQEILPHRFPFLLVDRVIEYTAGVSAVAIKNVTINDNFFPGHFPERPIMPGVLMVEAMAQVGGIVMLQPEVGGSRSNFFFAGIDKVRFRKPVIAGDTLVMRMTLVKLQKRFGIAKMEGKAYVGNSVVCEGEFLMAMGKEE from the exons ATGGCTGCTTCAAGCTCCGTTTTCACAGTATCCCCGTCGCGAAATCTTGCAGCTATTCCTCTTCATCAGTCCCTATCTCCACCGTTGCTTAGATCCAGCTCCGTCGCGTTTCGTCCCAAACGAAGATCCAGCTCACTCGTCTTATGCTCAACTGATGAATCAAAGAGCACCGCAGAGAAAGAGATCCCAATCGAACTAA GGTATGAGGCGTTTCCGACAGTGATGGACATCAATAAGATACAAGAGATTTTGCCTCACAG ATTCCCATTTCTGTTAGTTGATAGAGTGATAGAGTACACAGCTGGTGTATCTGCGGTAGCTATTAAAAACGTTACCATTAATGACAATTTCTTTCCTGGGCATTTCCCTGAGAGACCTATAATGCCTGGAGTTCTCATGGTTGAG GCAATGGCTCAAGTGGGAGGTATAGTGATGCTACAACCAGAAGTTGGCGGATCTAGAAgcaacttcttctttgctgGAATCGACAAAGTCAGATTCAGGAAGCCAGTGATTGCAGGTGATACGCTGGTGATGAGGATGACACTTGTGAAGTTGCAGAAGCGGTTTGGGATAGCGAAAATGGAAGGGAAAGCATATGTAGGGAACTCTGTGGTATGTGAAGGAGAGTTCTTGATGGCTATGGGAAAAGAAGAGTGA
- a CDS encoding Pollen Ole e 1 allergen and extensin family protein (Pollen Ole e 1 allergen and extensin family protein; FUNCTIONS IN: molecular_function unknown; INVOLVED IN: biological_process unknown; LOCATED IN: extracellular space, endomembrane system; EXPRESSED IN: root; CONTAINS InterPro DOMAIN/s: Pollen Ole e 1 allergen/extensin (InterPro:IPR006041), Allergen Ole e 1, conserved site (InterPro:IPR006040); BEST Arabidopsis thaliana protein match is: Pollen Ole e 1 allergen and extensin family protein (TAIR:AT4G08685.1); Has 1807 Blast hits to 1807 proteins in 277 species: Archae - 0; Bacteria - 0; Metazoa - 736; Fungi - 347; Plants - 385; Viruses - 0; Other Eukaryotes - 339 (source: NCBI BLink).), whose amino-acid sequence MAKSFVPLIAVLCVLVLPLAAMAVGTPFHIEGSVYCDTCRFGFETIATQYIRGARVRIVCKDRVTLKSELVGVAVTGPDGKYKVAVRGDRQDQQCLAELVHSPLSRCQEADPGRSTATVILTRSNGAASTRHYANAMGFFRDEPLRGCAALRKRYLADGDNRAI is encoded by the exons ATGGCTAAATCATTTGTACCTCTCATCGCTGTGTTATGCGTTTTGGTTCTCCCACTTGCAGCCATGGCGGTTGGAACGCCATTCCACATTGAAGGAAGTGTTTACTGCGACACTTGCCGCTTTGGATTCGAGACAATCGCCACCCAATATATCCGCG GGGCAAGAGTGAGAATAGTATGCAAAGACAGAGTGACACTAAAATCGGAGTTGGTTGGGGTGGCGGTGACGGGACCTGATGGGAAATACAAAGTCGCCGTCAGAGGAGACCGACAGGACCAGCAATGTCTGGCGGAGCTTGTTCACAGTCCACTGTCCCGCTGCCAAGAGGCTGATCCTGGCAGAAGCACCGCTACCGTGATCCTCACGCGCTCCAACGGAGCCGCCTCTACTCGTCACTACGCCAACGCCATGGGTTTCTTCAGGGACGAACCGCTCCGTGGCTGCGCCGCTCTCCGCAAACGCTACCTCGCAGACGGCGATAACCGGGCTATTTGA
- the FLC gene encoding K-box region and MADS-box transcription factor family protein (K-box region and MADS-box transcription factor family protein; CONTAINS InterPro DOMAIN/s: Transcription factor, MADS-box (InterPro:IPR002100), Transcription factor, K-box (InterPro:IPR002487); BEST Arabidopsis thaliana protein match is: K-box region and MADS-box transcription factor family protein (TAIR:AT5G65060.1); Has 6794 Blast hits to 6790 proteins in 825 species: Archae - 0; Bacteria - 0; Metazoa - 626; Fungi - 298; Plants - 5796; Viruses - 0; Other Eukaryotes - 74 (source: NCBI BLink).): MGRKKLEIKRIENKSSRQVTFSKRRNGLIEKARQLSVLCDASVALLVVSASGKLYSFSSGDNLVKILDRYGKQHADDLKALDHQSKALNYGSHYELLELVDSKLVGSNVKNVSIDALVQLEEHLETALSVTRAKKTELMLKLVENLKEKEKMLKEENQVLASQVWIRVAQFQLQVSRSSATFTCYI; the protein is encoded by the exons atgggaagaaaaaaactagaaatcaAGCGAATTGAGAACAAAAGTAGCCGACAAGTCACCTTCTCCAAACGTCGCAACGGTCTCATCGAGAAAGCTCGTCAGCTTTCTGTTCTCTGTGACGCATCCGTCGCTCTTCTCGTCGTCTCCGCCTCCGGCAAGCTCTACAGCTTCTCCTCCGGCGATAA CCTGGTCAAGATCCTTGATCGATATGGGAAACAGCATGCTGATGATCTTAAAGCCTTG GATCATCAGTCAAAAGCTCTGAACTATGGTTCACACTATGAGCTACTTGAACTTGTGGATAG CAAGCTTGTGGGATCAAATGTCAAAAATGTGAGTATCGATGCTCTTGTTCAACTGGAGGAACACCTTGAGACTGCCCTCTCCGTGACTAGAGCCAAGAAG aCCGAACTCATGTTGAAGCTTGTTGAGAATCTTAAAGAAAAG GAGAAAATGCTGAAAGAAGAGAACCAGGTTTTGGCTAGCCAG GTTTGGATCCGAGTGGCTCAGTTCCAACTCCAAGTGTCTAGAAGTAGTGCTACTTTTACATGCTATATATAG
- a CDS encoding UPSTREAM OF FLC protein (DUF966): MNRLTILRGKCMTSQYAWSCKRSYRNGFVWNDLAENDVIYPSDCAEYVLKGSEITDKFQEVHVNRPLSGSIQEAPKSRLLRSKLKPQNRTASFDDAELYVGEEEEEEDGEYELYEEKTSYTSSTTPQSRCSRGVSTETMESTEQKPNLTKTEQDLQVRSDSSDLTRSNPVVKPRRHEVSTRVEDGDPVEPGSGRGSMWLQMISCGHIATKYYAPSVMNPRQKEENLRKGVLCKNIVKKTVVDDEREMIRFMSENPRFGNPQAEEKEYFSGSIVESVSQERVTAEPSLRRSNSFNEERLVHRVSSNRQVWLQKFTLNP; encoded by the exons ATGAACCGGCTTACGATTCTGAGAGGGAAGTGCATGACATCACAATATGCTTGGTCGTGTAAAAG GAGCTATAGAAATGGATTTGTGTGGAATGACTTAGCAGAGAATGATGTGATTTACCCTTCTGACTGTGCTGAATATGTCTTGAAAGGATCTGAAATCACCG ACAAATTTCAAGAAGTACATGTGAACAGACCATTGTCTGGTTCTATTCAAGAAGCTCCAAAAAGTCGACTTCTCAGGTCAAAACTCAAGCCTCAAAACCGAACGGCGTCGTTTGACGACGCAGAGCTCTACGtcggagaagaggaagaggaagaagatggagagtACGAGCTTTACGAAGAGAAAACGAGTTACACATCTTCCACGACGCCTCAATCTCGCTGTTCTCGAGGCGTATCGACGGAGACAATGGAATCCACCGAACAAAAACCGAACTTGACCAAGACAGAGCAAGATTTGCAAGTACGTTCTGACTCGTCCGATTTGACTCGTTCCAACCCGGTGGTGAAGCCACGTCGACACGAAGTTTCGACGCGGGTCGAGGACGGAGATCCGGTGGAACCCGGATCGGGTCGTGGGTCGATGTGGCTGCAGATGATCTCTTGCGGTCACATCGCCACCAAGTACTACGCACCGAGTGTGATGAATCcgagacaaaaagaagagaacctTCGAAAAGGAGTTTTGTGCAAGAACATTGTCAAGAAGACTGTCGTAGATGACGAGCGTGAgatgataaggttcatgtcGGAGAATCCAAGGTTCGGGAATCCTCAGGCGGAGGAGAAAGAGTATTTCAGCGGAAGCATCGTTGAGTCGGTGAGTCAGGAACGAGTCACGGCTGAACCATCGCTAAGACGATCCAACTCGTTCAACGAGGAAAGGTTAGTACACCGAGTCAGCTCTAATCGACAAGTATGGTTACAAAAATTCACACTAAATCCTTAA
- a CDS encoding UPSTREAM OF FLC protein (DUF966): MEAVRCRRGRENNKSPERIIRSLNHHQHDEELEEEVKTKKPIFRRVQVVYYLTRNGHLEHPHFIEVISPVNQPLRLRDVMNRLTILRGKCMTSQYAWSCKRSYRNGFVWNDLAENDVIYPSDCAEYVLKGSEITDKFQEVHVNRPLSGSIQEAPKSRLLRSKLKPQNRTASFDDAELYVGEEEEEEDGEYELYEEKTSYTSSTTPQSRCSRGVSTETMESTEQKPNLTKTEQDLQVRSDSSDLTRSNPVVKPRRHEVSTRVEDGDPVEPGSGRGSMWLQMISCGHIATKYYAPSVMNPRQKEENLRKGVLCKNIVKKTVVDDEREMIRFMSENPRFGNPQAEEKEYFSGSIVESVSQERVTAEPSLRRSNSFNEERLVHRVSSNRQVWLQKFTLNP; encoded by the exons ATGGAAGCTGTAAGATGCAGAAGAGGCAGAGAGAACAACAAAAGTCCAGAGAGGATCATAAGGTCtttgaatcatcatcaacatgatgaagaacttgaagaagaggtCAAGACAAAGAAACCCATTTTCCGAAGAGTCCAAGTTGTTTACTATCTCACAAGAAATGGCCACCTTGAACATCCTCACTTCATCGAAGTCATTTCTCCGGTTAACCAGCCTCTCCGGTTAAGAG ATGTGATGAACCGGCTTACGATTCTGAGAGGGAAGTGCATGACATCACAATATGCTTGGTCGTGTAAAAG GAGCTATAGAAATGGATTTGTGTGGAATGACTTAGCAGAGAATGATGTGATTTACCCTTCTGACTGTGCTGAATATGTCTTGAAAGGATCTGAAATCACCG ACAAATTTCAAGAAGTACATGTGAACAGACCATTGTCTGGTTCTATTCAAGAAGCTCCAAAAAGTCGACTTCTCAGGTCAAAACTCAAGCCTCAAAACCGAACGGCGTCGTTTGACGACGCAGAGCTCTACGtcggagaagaggaagaggaagaagatggagagtACGAGCTTTACGAAGAGAAAACGAGTTACACATCTTCCACGACGCCTCAATCTCGCTGTTCTCGAGGCGTATCGACGGAGACAATGGAATCCACCGAACAAAAACCGAACTTGACCAAGACAGAGCAAGATTTGCAAGTACGTTCTGACTCGTCCGATTTGACTCGTTCCAACCCGGTGGTGAAGCCACGTCGACACGAAGTTTCGACGCGGGTCGAGGACGGAGATCCGGTGGAACCCGGATCGGGTCGTGGGTCGATGTGGCTGCAGATGATCTCTTGCGGTCACATCGCCACCAAGTACTACGCACCGAGTGTGATGAATCcgagacaaaaagaagagaacctTCGAAAAGGAGTTTTGTGCAAGAACATTGTCAAGAAGACTGTCGTAGATGACGAGCGTGAgatgataaggttcatgtcGGAGAATCCAAGGTTCGGGAATCCTCAGGCGGAGGAGAAAGAGTATTTCAGCGGAAGCATCGTTGAGTCGGTGAGTCAGGAACGAGTCACGGCTGAACCATCGCTAAGACGATCCAACTCGTTCAACGAGGAAAGGTTAGTACACCGAGTCAGCTCTAATCGACAAGTATGGTTACAAAAATTCACACTAAATCCTTAA
- a CDS encoding UPSTREAM OF FLC protein (DUF966) (FUNCTIONS IN: molecular_function unknown; INVOLVED IN: biological_process unknown; LOCATED IN: cellular_component unknown; EXPRESSED IN: cultured cell; CONTAINS InterPro DOMAIN/s: Protein of unknown function DUF966 (InterPro:IPR010369), Uncharacterised conserved protein UCP031043 (InterPro:IPR021182); BEST Arabidopsis thaliana protein match is: Domain of unknown function (DUF966) (TAIR:AT5G59790.1); Has 1807 Blast hits to 1807 proteins in 277 species: Archae - 0; Bacteria - 0; Metazoa - 736; Fungi - 347; Plants - 385; Viruses - 0; Other Eukaryotes - 339 (source: NCBI BLink).), protein MEAVRCRRGRENNKSPERIIRSLNHHQHDEELEEEVKTKKPIFRRVQVVYYLTRNGHLEHPHFIEVISPVNQPLRLRDVMNRLTILRGKCMTSQYAWSCKRSYRNGFVWNDLAENDVIYPSDCAEYVLKGSEITDKFQEVHVNRPLSGSIQEAPKSRLLRSKLKPQNRTASFDDAELYVGEEEEEEDGEYELYEEKTSYTSSTTPQSRCSRGVSTETMESTEQKPNLTKTEQDLQVRSDSSDLTRSNPVVKPRRHEVSTRVEDGDPVEPGSGRGSMWLQMISCGHIATKYYAPSVMNPRQKEENLRKGVLCKNIVKKTVVDDEREMIRFMSENPRFGNPQAEEKEYFSGSIVESVSQERVTAEPSLRRSNSFNEERSKIVEMAKETKKKEERSMAKVKCIPRTCLMSSSKQIKK, encoded by the exons ATGGAAGCTGTAAGATGCAGAAGAGGCAGAGAGAACAACAAAAGTCCAGAGAGGATCATAAGGTCtttgaatcatcatcaacatgatgaagaacttgaagaagaggtCAAGACAAAGAAACCCATTTTCCGAAGAGTCCAAGTTGTTTACTATCTCACAAGAAATGGCCACCTTGAACATCCTCACTTCATCGAAGTCATTTCTCCGGTTAACCAGCCTCTCCGGTTAAGAG ATGTGATGAACCGGCTTACGATTCTGAGAGGGAAGTGCATGACATCACAATATGCTTGGTCGTGTAAAAG GAGCTATAGAAATGGATTTGTGTGGAATGACTTAGCAGAGAATGATGTGATTTACCCTTCTGACTGTGCTGAATATGTCTTGAAAGGATCTGAAATCACCG ACAAATTTCAAGAAGTACATGTGAACAGACCATTGTCTGGTTCTATTCAAGAAGCTCCAAAAAGTCGACTTCTCAGGTCAAAACTCAAGCCTCAAAACCGAACGGCGTCGTTTGACGACGCAGAGCTCTACGtcggagaagaggaagaggaagaagatggagagtACGAGCTTTACGAAGAGAAAACGAGTTACACATCTTCCACGACGCCTCAATCTCGCTGTTCTCGAGGCGTATCGACGGAGACAATGGAATCCACCGAACAAAAACCGAACTTGACCAAGACAGAGCAAGATTTGCAAGTACGTTCTGACTCGTCCGATTTGACTCGTTCCAACCCGGTGGTGAAGCCACGTCGACACGAAGTTTCGACGCGGGTCGAGGACGGAGATCCGGTGGAACCCGGATCGGGTCGTGGGTCGATGTGGCTGCAGATGATCTCTTGCGGTCACATCGCCACCAAGTACTACGCACCGAGTGTGATGAATCcgagacaaaaagaagagaacctTCGAAAAGGAGTTTTGTGCAAGAACATTGTCAAGAAGACTGTCGTAGATGACGAGCGTGAgatgataaggttcatgtcGGAGAATCCAAGGTTCGGGAATCCTCAGGCGGAGGAGAAAGAGTATTTCAGCGGAAGCATCGTTGAGTCGGTGAGTCAGGAACGAGTCACGGCTGAACCATCGCTAAGACGATCCAACTCGTTCAACGAGGAAAG ATCAAAGATTGTTGAGATGGCTaaggaaacgaagaagaaagaagaaagatcgaTGGCGAAGGTGAAATGCATACCAAGAACGTGTTTAATGTCATCATCGAAGCAaatcaagaaataa
- a CDS encoding UPSTREAM OF FLC protein (DUF966) codes for MNRLTILRGKCMTSQYAWSCKRSYRNGFVWNDLAENDVIYPSDCAEYVLKGSEITDKFQEVHVNRPLSGSIQEAPKSRLLRSKLKPQNRTASFDDAELYVGEEEEEEDGEYELYEEKTSYTSSTTPQSRCSRGVSTETMESTEQKPNLTKTEQDLQVRSDSSDLTRSNPVVKPRRHEVSTRVEDGDPVEPGSGRGSMWLQMISCGHIATKYYAPSVMNPRQKEENLRKGVLCKNIVKKTVVDDEREMIRFMSENPRFGNPQAEEKEYFSGSIVESVSQERVTAEPSLRRSNSFNEERSKIVEMAKETKKKEERSMAKVKCIPRTCLMSSSKQIKK; via the exons ATGAACCGGCTTACGATTCTGAGAGGGAAGTGCATGACATCACAATATGCTTGGTCGTGTAAAAG GAGCTATAGAAATGGATTTGTGTGGAATGACTTAGCAGAGAATGATGTGATTTACCCTTCTGACTGTGCTGAATATGTCTTGAAAGGATCTGAAATCACCG ACAAATTTCAAGAAGTACATGTGAACAGACCATTGTCTGGTTCTATTCAAGAAGCTCCAAAAAGTCGACTTCTCAGGTCAAAACTCAAGCCTCAAAACCGAACGGCGTCGTTTGACGACGCAGAGCTCTACGtcggagaagaggaagaggaagaagatggagagtACGAGCTTTACGAAGAGAAAACGAGTTACACATCTTCCACGACGCCTCAATCTCGCTGTTCTCGAGGCGTATCGACGGAGACAATGGAATCCACCGAACAAAAACCGAACTTGACCAAGACAGAGCAAGATTTGCAAGTACGTTCTGACTCGTCCGATTTGACTCGTTCCAACCCGGTGGTGAAGCCACGTCGACACGAAGTTTCGACGCGGGTCGAGGACGGAGATCCGGTGGAACCCGGATCGGGTCGTGGGTCGATGTGGCTGCAGATGATCTCTTGCGGTCACATCGCCACCAAGTACTACGCACCGAGTGTGATGAATCcgagacaaaaagaagagaacctTCGAAAAGGAGTTTTGTGCAAGAACATTGTCAAGAAGACTGTCGTAGATGACGAGCGTGAgatgataaggttcatgtcGGAGAATCCAAGGTTCGGGAATCCTCAGGCGGAGGAGAAAGAGTATTTCAGCGGAAGCATCGTTGAGTCGGTGAGTCAGGAACGAGTCACGGCTGAACCATCGCTAAGACGATCCAACTCGTTCAACGAGGAAAG ATCAAAGATTGTTGAGATGGCTaaggaaacgaagaagaaagaagaaagatcgaTGGCGAAGGTGAAATGCATACCAAGAACGTGTTTAATGTCATCATCGAAGCAaatcaagaaataa